The Thermodesulfovibrionales bacterium genomic interval GATAACGTCAGGGCCTCTGCTGTTGAGTATCTCGGCAATCTGGCGGAGCCGGCAGTGGTGGACGGCCTGATCGGAATACTGAGAAGCGGCGATGTCTGGACAGCCTTCCCGGCCGCTGACGCCCTCGGAAGGATAGGGGACCGGAGGGCCGTACCTGCATTGATAGAAGCGCTTTCAATTAAGGCATTGAGAGAACCTGCGCTCAAGTCCCTCGGCCGCTTGTCCGTCGTCGAAACCCTGGAGCATGTTTTTCCTTTCCTCATGGACAAGTCAAAAGCAGTACAGGAGGAGGCCGTGAAGGCGGTAGAGATGTTCTACCGTAACGGTATTGCAGCCGAAATCATCTCGGAAGCCCTTTACAGACTCTGCGGGCCGGAGGGCATCACCGTTCTCATTTCTAACGCCTGGAGTAAAAAACGCGATGTGAGATCATCAGCCATACTCCTTCTCGGACTGGCGCAGGATGAAGGGGCCCTGGGACCTCTTCTTGACCTCTCCGCAGAGGATGACCTTATTGATGAGGTGAAAGGGGCGCTTATCTTCATCGGAGGGAGGAGGCCGGAATATCTCGTTCCCCTCTTTGACACGGACAGTCCGCAAAAGAAGCGGTTCGTTGCAGAGGTTGCCTCTCTTGTTGCTGCCCCTCTCTATTATCCGATTTTTGAACGGGAACTCGGAAGCAGCGATGGGCATGTACGGGCGATCTCTGCTGCAGGGCTCGCCAATATCGGCGACGAGAGGGCCATAGAACCACTCAAGAAGCTTCTCACCGATCCCTATCAGGACGTGCAGGAGGCTGTTGTCAAAGCCCTCGGCAAACTCGGGAGGGGGCTGAAGGTTGAGGAATTTGTCGGGTATCTCAAGGATAAGAACCGCTTCCTGAGAAGGAACGCCGCACTGATCCTTGGCCGGATCTCTGAACAGGTTGCCGTGCCTGCCCTCGGTTTTGCCTTGAAAGACGAAGACATATTCGTAAGAAGCGCCGTGGTTGAGGCCCTCGCTTCGATAGGGACGGCTGAATCGGTGAGATATCTCATGTTTGCCCTGACAGATGAGGATCCGGGTATACGGATGTCTGCCGCCCTGAGCCTTGGATTCCTTGGCGGCGAAGGCGTGTACGATTCATTAAGCCTTCTCATGGAAGACGCCAGCGATAACGTGAGGGCGGCTGCAGCCCGTTCACTCGGGATCATGGGGGACAGGAGGGGCCTCGGGGATCTCGTCCGTCTGCTCCGTGACGATAACGGACTTGTCGTCACTGCGGCTATTGAGGCAATCGGAAAGATCGGGGGGGAGGAGGCAAAGGAGGCCTTGATTGGGATGCTTCTCACATCCGACAGGGAGATACGGCGGACTGCGATTAGGACGCTCTCTTCCTTTGATGGGATCGAAGATGCCATCTTCCCGTATTTGAGAGACCCTGACTGGGCTACGAGGGTATCTGCCATTGAAACAGCCGCCGCAAAGATGACTGACAGGGTGAAGGCCGAGATCGAAAGCCTCTTTGACCAGGAGGACGACCCCATCGTGAGAAGGGTGATTGAGGAGTGTCTCCATGTTCCGTAGAGAGACGGAGCATAACGATCTCATACCACTCAGTGAGGACGTCTTTAGGCTCATCCGGGATCTCATACGTGACTACTGCGGTATCTTTTTTGACGATGGATCCCGTTATCTCATTGAGAAGAGACTCTCGAGGAGGGTGAGACTCAATCACCTTGACAATTTCAGGGACTACTACAGGCTTCTCCTTTACGATAAGAACCGGGAAGATGAATTGTCGGCTATCATAGATATCATAACAATCAACGAGACCTATTTCTTCAGGGAACAGAATCAGTTGAAGGCCTTCACCGATGAGATACTTCCCGTATTGCGTAACGATTGCAGGGAGAGCAGGAAACTGAGGATATGGTCTGCCGGCTGTTCCACGGGAGAAGAGCCTTATACGATCGCTATGCTTATCCTCGAATACGGGGGGATGCACGGCTGGGATATCGAGATACTCGGGAGCGACATCAATCAGAGAGTCCTGGCTTCTGCCCGGCGCGGAGTCTACCGGAAAAACTCATTCAGGAGTCCGCAGGAGTATTTTACCAATAAGTACTTCAAGGAAGAGGGCGGGGGGGCATTTGTCATATCAGACAAGGTCAAGGAGCTCGTCAATTTCTGCCATCTCAATCTCCTTGATCCTTTTCGGGTGAGATTCCTGGGGCAGATGGACGTCATATTCTGCAGGAACGTCCTCATATACTTCGACCATGAGGCGAGGAAAAGGGTCGCGGACAACTTCTATGGCAGACTTTCGAACGGCGGCTATCTGCTCCTCGGCCATGTGGAGTCTCTTATGAATGTCTCAACCTCCTTCGCCCTTACCCATCTCAAGAACGATATGGTATACCGTAAACCTTCGGCGCTGGGGGAACATGCGCATGTCTGACAGGATCAAGGTGCTTATTGTCGATGATTCGGCTTATAGCAGGCAGGCGATCAAGGGCATGCTGGAAAATGACCATGATATTGAAGTCGTCGGCATTGCCTCAAACGGCATAGAGGCTATGGCAAAGACGTTGAAACTGAAGCCCGCTGTTATAACCCTGGATTTTGAAATGCCTGAGATGGACGGTTTCAGCTTCCTGAGGTGGCTCATGGAGAAAAAGCCTCTGCCGGTGATCATGGTCAGCTCCTACTCAGACAAGCGGACGGTCTTTACGGCCCTGGAACTGGGAGCCGTGGATTTCGTTCCAAAGCCCACGACGAGGGCTTCCCTTGATCTTCTGACCATACAGGATGACCTTCTCGAAAAGGTCAGGGGCGTAAGAGGCCTGAGGATGGACAGGCTCGGCTTGCACAGGAACATGATCAAACAGGACCGTGAAACCGTCAGAACCAGACGCGACCATTCGAGGAATTACCTGAAGGGCCGTGACATAGGGGTCGTGACGATCGGGTCTTCAACGGGAGGGCCCCCGGCATTGCAGATTATCCTGACGATGCTCCCTGCTGATTTTCCTGCGGCAATCCTGATAAGCCAGCATATGCCGAAAGGCTTTACCGAGCCCTTTGCCGACAGGCTCAACAAGCTTTCCAAGATCAGGGTGAGGGAGGCTGACGACGGCTGCCCCGTTGAAAAGGGAACTGCTCTTATATGTCCCGGAGGCAACCACTTGGCGCTCAAGGGGAAGGGTCATGCTTTCCGCGTTGCCCTCGTCAACCCCACAGGGGGGGACCGCTACACACCTTCCGTCGATGTCATGATGACGTCGGTGGCCGAGCATTTCGGACACGCGGCAATGGGCATTGTCCTGACGGGCATGGGGAATGACGGCAAGAAAGGTGTGGTGGAAATTAAAGAAAAAGGTGGTTATACTATAGCGGAATCTGAAAAGACGGCAGTCGTTTTCGGTATGCCTCAGGAGGCGATAAAGACCGGAGCCGTTGATATGGTTCTGCCCCTGGATGAGATACCCGATGAGATAACACGGGTCGTCATGGCAGGGAAGAAGACGTGATATGGAAAAAGATACGGGAATCGTAAAAAGGGCCGACGAGTTTCTCCTGATGCTCAGGAAGGGGGAAGAATTTACCAAGGAACTTCTCAAGGAGAACGAAAAGCTCCGGTTCAGGATCGCACAGCTGGAGGAGACTGTTCAACGTTCCTCCGATGATACAAGGATTAAGGCTTACGAGGACCGCATCAGAGGTCTGGAAGAAGAGCTGAAATCTCTCATGGAGCGTTACGAACAGGTCGAACACGAGAACAAGGACTTCGCCTCGAAGTACCTTGACGTGGAGGAGCAGAACAACGCCCTTGCGAACCTTTACGTTGCCAGCTATCAACTCCACTCCACCCTCGATTTCAATGAGGTCCTCAGGATTGTGCTCGAGATCGTCATAAACCTTATCGGATCAGAGGTTTTTGCCATTCTCCTCATTGATGAAAAGACCCAAGAAATCGTCCCTGTTGCATCCGAGGGTATCCCTCTCGATGCCGTACCGAGGCTCAGAGTGGGGGAGGGCATCATCGGGACTGTCTCCAAGGAAGGGGAGAGTTATTTCGCTCCCGACCTGAGGGGAGGCGGTGACGTAGCCCAGGGCGTTCCTATTGCCTGCATACCCCTGAAGATCAAGGACCATGTGATAGGCATTATCGCCATATTCTCTCTCCTCATTCAGAAAGAGAGCTTCACAAACATTGATTAT includes:
- a CDS encoding protein-glutamate O-methyltransferase CheR; the encoded protein is MFRRETEHNDLIPLSEDVFRLIRDLIRDYCGIFFDDGSRYLIEKRLSRRVRLNHLDNFRDYYRLLLYDKNREDELSAIIDIITINETYFFREQNQLKAFTDEILPVLRNDCRESRKLRIWSAGCSTGEEPYTIAMLILEYGGMHGWDIEILGSDINQRVLASARRGVYRKNSFRSPQEYFTNKYFKEEGGGAFVISDKVKELVNFCHLNLLDPFRVRFLGQMDVIFCRNVLIYFDHEARKRVADNFYGRLSNGGYLLLGHVESLMNVSTSFALTHLKNDMVYRKPSALGEHAHV
- a CDS encoding GAF domain-containing protein translates to MEKDTGIVKRADEFLLMLRKGEEFTKELLKENEKLRFRIAQLEETVQRSSDDTRIKAYEDRIRGLEEELKSLMERYEQVEHENKDFASKYLDVEEQNNALANLYVASYQLHSTLDFNEVLRIVLEIVINLIGSEVFAILLIDEKTQEIVPVASEGIPLDAVPRLRVGEGIIGTVSKEGESYFAPDLRGGGDVAQGVPIACIPLKIKDHVIGIIAIFSLLIQKESFTNIDYELFHLLAGHAATAIFSARLYSQSERKLTTIQSFLELLKDKPIDRG
- a CDS encoding HEAT repeat domain-containing protein, whose translation is MEDIERLLEHEDVEVRKKTVEGLKGRSPDEAVPLLLKAIEDKSWRIRKTGADLLIAEYPMNRYLHGLLQLLYKGDNAGARNTAIEVFVHLGKKATTFLMSAFETPNRDVRKFIIDILGEIRDRDALPLLLESLHDEDDNVRASAVEYLGNLAEPAVVDGLIGILRSGDVWTAFPAADALGRIGDRRAVPALIEALSIKALREPALKSLGRLSVVETLEHVFPFLMDKSKAVQEEAVKAVEMFYRNGIAAEIISEALYRLCGPEGITVLISNAWSKKRDVRSSAILLLGLAQDEGALGPLLDLSAEDDLIDEVKGALIFIGGRRPEYLVPLFDTDSPQKKRFVAEVASLVAAPLYYPIFERELGSSDGHVRAISAAGLANIGDERAIEPLKKLLTDPYQDVQEAVVKALGKLGRGLKVEEFVGYLKDKNRFLRRNAALILGRISEQVAVPALGFALKDEDIFVRSAVVEALASIGTAESVRYLMFALTDEDPGIRMSAALSLGFLGGEGVYDSLSLLMEDASDNVRAAAARSLGIMGDRRGLGDLVRLLRDDNGLVVTAAIEAIGKIGGEEAKEALIGMLLTSDREIRRTAIRTLSSFDGIEDAIFPYLRDPDWATRVSAIETAAAKMTDRVKAEIESLFDQEDDPIVRRVIEECLHVP
- a CDS encoding chemotaxis response regulator protein-glutamate methylesterase — encoded protein: MSDRIKVLIVDDSAYSRQAIKGMLENDHDIEVVGIASNGIEAMAKTLKLKPAVITLDFEMPEMDGFSFLRWLMEKKPLPVIMVSSYSDKRTVFTALELGAVDFVPKPTTRASLDLLTIQDDLLEKVRGVRGLRMDRLGLHRNMIKQDRETVRTRRDHSRNYLKGRDIGVVTIGSSTGGPPALQIILTMLPADFPAAILISQHMPKGFTEPFADRLNKLSKIRVREADDGCPVEKGTALICPGGNHLALKGKGHAFRVALVNPTGGDRYTPSVDVMMTSVAEHFGHAAMGIVLTGMGNDGKKGVVEIKEKGGYTIAESEKTAVVFGMPQEAIKTGAVDMVLPLDEIPDEITRVVMAGKKT